One window of Pocillopora verrucosa isolate sample1 chromosome 9, ASM3666991v2, whole genome shotgun sequence genomic DNA carries:
- the LOC131797022 gene encoding sterile alpha motif domain-containing protein 11-like produces MAASDSAETVPPLGETTTGLSHANELKTLREKLGTSDNRDESHELNADRSISVQMPPLNSSSNSVAKPAGHGSFIHSESSSFNVKIEPSDASQKNIAGDPARGFDSVSSERPVGSDQGLVTEEPLEIQCGENAALLYVSKLCQGSKGPCILFQNDWLTPNELQYISGRETAKDWKRSIRYKGKSLKSLIARGLIKVHPPICDCLGCRISSPVNRGRLASKCSVSSPPSPARKRKDSSKPVWRQDGYEPGLHFVGTRQGSSSDLENCTSGQVRNGGGGLRDSPDSNSSTASECSEPLDDSPFSPAVEPPKRARSLSPQNLGKVNTMKRRATDRFQFDPRNTFFFRDIPPEWANATVVDNSKQVRRDHTPRISPSQETGGSPGGPQGGPQGASGRGSAFRAVHQDALNSHSERAAENHVNQDILTRELTARAGSNSKQQQKPQSVNCQPFIPFTQLPSPSPLVSPSHNSPRLLPDPLLLTSPHSPSIYHQALRGGLPGVSSALHQSLMHYRLLTPPTQHNPLTQNIPFQSSFIQANAAAAAAARAGLQGLPVSHSSLAMHRGSRSSSPRNTPVVNGHTEDNNFVTKARISNVEEERPAPEVCENKKEAEIGSENRHSQALTADRDCVIRRSPEVATASDERQSPTATPKASPNPKESSRVSPHKLVPRFRPDLNENVLEWTVDDVCQFVASLTGSAEIAHAFREEHIDGHSFVLMQEDHLLTRMSIRLGPALKIIAQIKKLTENLELENGTSN; encoded by the exons ATGGCTGCGAGTGACTCTGCTGAGACAGTGCCGCCGCTTGGAGAGACGACTACCGGTTTGTCACATGCTAATGAACTTAAGACACTACGAGAAAAACTTGGAACCAGCGATAATCGTGACGAATCTCACGAACTGAATGCCGACCGCAGCATCTCCGTGCAAATGCCTCCTTTGAATTCGAGCTCAAACTCGGTGGCGAAGCCTGCCGGTCATGGCAGCTTTATCCACTCTGAAAGCTCTAGTTTTAACGTGAAAATAGAGCCTAGTGATGCCAGCCAGAAAAATATAGCCGGCGATCCGGCTCGCGGCTTTGACAGTGTTAGCAGCGAAAGGCCAGTCGGATCTGATCAAGGACTTGTGACGGAAGAGCCGTTAGAAATTCAGTGCGGTGAGAATGCTGCCCTGTTGTACGTGTCTAAATTGTGCCAAGGAAGCAAAGGACCgtgtattttatttcaaaacgacTGGCTTACACCGAATGAGCTTCAGTACATCAGCGGACGAGAAACTGCCAAGGACTGGAAAAGAAGTATTCGCTACAAAGGAAAATCTCTTAAGAGTTTGATTGCGCGCGGGTTGATAAAAGTTCACCCACCTATATGTGATTGTCTGGGCTGCAGAATCTCGTCACCTGTG AACCGGGGAAGATTAGCAAGCAAATGCAGTGTTTCCTCTCCGCCCTCTCCAGCTAGGAAACGCAAGGACTCTTCCAAGCCGGTATGGAGACAAGATGGTTACGAACCTGGGTTACATTTCGTCGGTACCAGACAGGGCTCTTCATCTGACCTAGAAAACTGCACGAGCGGCCAAGTTCGCAATGGTGGCGGCGGTTTGAGAGATTCGCCGGACTCAAACTCGTCCACTGCATCGGAGTGCTCTGAGCCCTTAGACGACAGCCCTTTTTCGCCCGCAGTCGAGCCTCCGAAACGAGCCCGAAGTTTATCTCCCCAAAACTTGGGAAAAGTCAACACCATGAAACGGCGAGCTA CAGATAGGTTCCAGTTTGACCCCAGGAACACGTTCTTCTTCAGAGATATCCCTCCGGAATGGGCAAATGCCACTGTTGTTGATAATTCCAAGCAAGTTAGAAGAGATCATACACCTCGCATTTCTCCCTCGCAAGAAACCGGGGGATCTCCAGGAGGACCCCAAGGGGGACCTCAAGGTGCCTCAGGGAGAGGAAGTGCTTTCAGGGCGGTCCACCAAG ATGCGTTAAATTCGCATAGTGAAAGGGCTGCTGAAAACCATGTTAACCAGGATATACTGACGCGTGAACTTACGGCGCGAGCAGGCTCAAACTccaaacaacagcaaaaaccACAATCAGTCAACTGTCAACCTTTCATCCCGTTCACTCAATTACCCAGTCCCTCCCCCCTCGTAAGTCCATCACACAACTCGCCGAGGTTGTTACCAGACCCCCTGCTTTTGACTTCACCTCACAGCCCTAGCATTTACCATCAAGCCCTGCGTGGTGGACTGCCGGGAGTCTCATCTGCCCTTCACCAGAGCTTAATGCACTACAGACTACTGACACCTCCTACTCAACACAACCCATTGACGCAGAACATTCCTTTCCAATCCTCTTTCATCCAAGCCAACGCAGCTGCTGCGGCAGCCGCTCGCGCGGGGCTCCAGGGCCTCCCTGTCTCACATTCATCATTGGCAATGCATCGAGGGTCCAGATCTTCATCGCCCAGGAACACACCGGTGGTCAACGGTCACACGGAAGACAATAATTTTGTGACGAAGGCCCGGATTTCGAACGTGGAGGAGGAGAGACCTGCTCCTGAGGTTTgcgaaaataaaaaagaggcTGAAATCGGTAGCGAAAACCGACACTCTCAGGCATTGACCGCTGACCGCGATTGTGTAATACGAAGAAGTCCCGAAGTTGCTACAGCCTCAGATGAAAGACAAAGTCCAACAGCTACACCCAAAGCCTCTCCGAACCCTAAAGAATCGTCACGAGTATCACCACACAAGCTTGTGCCTCGTTTCCGACCAGATTTAAACGAGAATGTACTGGAATGGACAGTTGATGACGTTTGTCAGTTCGTCGCTTCGTTGACGGGGTCTGCTGAAATTGCGCATGCGTTCAGGGAGGAACACATTGATGGacattcatttgttttgatgCAGGAAGATCATTTGTTAACTCGAATGTCAATCAGACTTGGACCCGCCCTAAAAATCATTGCGCAGATCAAGAAACTCACtgagaatttagaattggaaAATGGCACCTCGAATTGA